A stretch of the candidate division KSB1 bacterium genome encodes the following:
- the pyrH gene encoding UMP kinase gives MQEPAYKRILVKLSGEALMGQQGLGIDPAVVSAVADEIKTVREHGVQIGLVVGGGNIFRGLSASARGMDRVTADYMGMLATVINALALQDYLERKGVPTRVLTAIRMEAVAEPFIRRRAIRHLEKGRVVIFAAGTGSPFFTTDTTAALRAVEIEAEVILKATKVDGVYDADPMIHHDATMFDSISYMDVVRRGLKVMDATAVTLCMDNKLPIIVFNLNKPGNLLRVVLGEKVGTKVSGESHG, from the coding sequence GTGCAGGAGCCGGCGTATAAACGCATCTTGGTCAAGCTGAGTGGTGAGGCCTTGATGGGGCAGCAGGGCTTGGGCATCGACCCTGCGGTGGTGAGCGCGGTGGCTGATGAGATCAAGACCGTGCGGGAGCACGGGGTGCAGATTGGGCTTGTTGTCGGTGGGGGCAACATCTTTCGTGGCCTTTCCGCCAGCGCGCGCGGCATGGATCGGGTAACCGCCGACTACATGGGCATGCTGGCCACGGTGATCAACGCCCTGGCTCTGCAGGACTATCTGGAGCGGAAAGGGGTGCCCACGCGGGTGCTCACCGCCATAAGAATGGAGGCGGTGGCCGAGCCGTTTATTCGCCGTAGGGCGATCCGCCACCTGGAAAAGGGGAGGGTGGTGATCTTTGCCGCTGGTACCGGGAGCCCCTTTTTCACCACGGATACAACCGCAGCCCTCCGCGCCGTGGAGATCGAGGCTGAAGTTATTCTCAAGGCCACGAAGGTGGATGGCGTGTACGACGCCGATCCGATGATACACCATGACGCCACGATGTTTGATTCCATCTCCTACATGGACGTGGTGCGCCGAGGGCTGAAGGTAATGGACGCCACGGCGGTCACGCTGTGCATGGACAACAAGCTGCCCATAATCGTATTCAACCTCAATAAGCCTGGGAATCTGTTGCGGGTTGTTTTGGGTGAGAAGGTTGGAACGAAAGTGAGTGGTGAGAGCCATGGCTGA
- the frr gene encoding ribosome recycling factor — protein sequence MADKPEMILQDAKRRMRATVENIGAELAKIRTGKASAALLDAVRVEYYGAQVPIKQVANIGVPEPRLITIQPWDRSVIGAIEKAILKADLGLNPINDGHLIRLPIPELTEERRKELVKVCKKIAEEGRIAARNVRRDANDKLKQAEKDHEISEDDSRRYQEKVQELTDETIKEIDQLLEKKEAEIMEE from the coding sequence ATGGCTGACAAACCCGAGATGATCCTGCAAGATGCCAAGCGGCGCATGCGCGCCACGGTGGAGAATATCGGCGCCGAGTTGGCAAAGATCCGCACCGGCAAGGCTTCCGCAGCGCTGCTGGATGCGGTGCGGGTGGAGTATTACGGGGCCCAGGTCCCCATCAAACAGGTGGCCAACATTGGCGTGCCGGAACCACGGCTGATTACCATCCAGCCCTGGGACCGTTCAGTGATTGGGGCCATCGAGAAGGCCATCCTGAAGGCTGACTTGGGGCTGAACCCCATCAATGACGGGCATCTTATTCGCCTGCCCATTCCTGAGCTCACCGAGGAGCGGCGCAAAGAGCTGGTCAAGGTCTGCAAGAAGATCGCCGAGGAAGGGCGCATCGCCGCGCGCAATGTGCGCCGCGACGCCAATGACAAGCTGAAGCAGGCAGAGAAGGACCACGAGATTTCCGAAGACGACTCCCGCCGCTACCAAGAGAAGGTGCAGGAGCTCACCGACGAGACCATCAAGGAGATCGATCAGCTCCTGGAGAAGAAGGAAGCGGAGATTATGGAGGAGTAG
- the tsf gene encoding translation elongation factor Ts — translation MDVPAAQVKALREKTGAGFMDCKKALEETQGDVDKAIEVLRKKGVATAQKKAGREAREGVIEAYIHPGSRLGVMLELNCETDFVAKTDQFKTLARDLAMQVAAANPRVVRREDLPAEVIDKELEIYRTQARNERKPEQVVERIAQGKLEKFYQEVCLLEQSFIKDPNKTVNDLVTEYIAKLGENIVIRRFVRFQLGE, via the coding sequence ATGGACGTACCGGCTGCGCAGGTAAAGGCGTTGCGCGAAAAGACCGGCGCCGGCTTTATGGACTGCAAGAAGGCCCTGGAGGAGACACAGGGCGACGTGGATAAGGCGATAGAGGTATTGCGCAAGAAGGGGGTTGCCACCGCCCAGAAGAAGGCGGGACGCGAGGCACGCGAAGGAGTCATCGAGGCATACATTCACCCGGGCAGCCGCCTGGGGGTGATGTTGGAGCTCAATTGCGAGACCGACTTTGTGGCCAAAACCGACCAGTTCAAGACTTTGGCCCGCGACTTGGCGATGCAGGTAGCGGCCGCCAACCCCAGGGTTGTGCGCCGCGAGGATCTTCCCGCCGAGGTGATTGACAAGGAGCTGGAAATCTATCGCACCCAGGCCCGCAACGAACGTAAGCCGGAGCAGGTGGTTGAGCGCATCGCCCAGGGAAAGCTTGAAAAGTTCTATCAGGAAGTTTGCCTGTTAGAGCAAAGCTTCATCAAGGATCCGAACAAAACGGTGAATGACCTGGTGACAGAATACATCGCCAAGCTGGGCGAGAACATTGTCATTAGGCGCTTTGTGCGGTTTCAGCTCGGTGAGTAG
- the rpsI gene encoding 30S ribosomal protein S9 translates to MVTKSVCFQAVGRRKDAVARVRLMPGKGEMVVNGRPLPDYFKRETLKMIIEQPLQITNTLGKFDIIARVDGGGLSGQAGAVRLGISRALAKADESLRPTLRSQGFLTRDPRMVERKKYGQPGARKRFQFSKR, encoded by the coding sequence ATGGTAACGAAGAGTGTATGTTTTCAAGCGGTAGGACGGCGGAAGGATGCGGTGGCGCGGGTGCGCCTGATGCCCGGTAAGGGCGAAATGGTGGTCAATGGTAGGCCATTGCCCGACTACTTCAAGCGCGAAACCTTGAAGATGATCATCGAGCAGCCGCTGCAAATCACCAACACGCTGGGCAAGTTTGACATTATCGCGCGCGTGGATGGCGGTGGTTTGTCAGGGCAGGCTGGGGCCGTGCGCCTGGGCATCTCGCGCGCGCTGGCCAAGGCGGACGAGTCGCTGCGGCCGACCCTGCGCAGCCAGGGTTTCCTCACGCGCGACCCGCGCATGGTGGAACGCAAGAAGTACGGGCAGCCCGGCGCCCGCAAGCGCTTCCAGTTCTCCAAGCGGTAA
- the rpsB gene encoding 30S ribosomal protein S2, translating to MAQVGLQELLVAGCHFGHLTRRWNPKMKKFIFMERNGIHIIDLKKTEACLKRACEEVARIVRSGEKVLFVGTKKQAKDIVRAEAERCGQFYVTERWLGGTLTNFVTIKKSAKRLKTLEKMVTDGTYDRLSKKEILALEREREKLLRAIGGIADMNRLPGALFVVDTKKEAIAVSEANRLNIPVIAIVDTNSDPDPIDFPIPANDDAFKSISLITRAIADAIVEAQEGAALVPPGPEEEAVPSEPAQPEENEAPDVADWEELSKE from the coding sequence ATGGCACAAGTAGGCTTGCAAGAGCTGCTGGTGGCCGGATGTCATTTCGGCCATCTCACGCGCCGTTGGAACCCGAAGATGAAAAAGTTCATCTTCATGGAGCGCAACGGCATTCACATCATTGATCTGAAAAAGACTGAGGCCTGTCTGAAGCGCGCCTGCGAGGAGGTAGCACGCATCGTGCGCAGCGGCGAAAAGGTGCTCTTTGTGGGCACAAAAAAGCAGGCCAAAGACATCGTACGGGCCGAGGCAGAACGCTGCGGTCAGTTCTACGTCACGGAGCGCTGGCTGGGCGGCACGCTGACCAATTTCGTCACCATCAAGAAGAGCGCCAAGCGACTCAAGACCTTGGAGAAGATGGTCACCGATGGGACCTACGACCGTCTGTCCAAGAAGGAGATCCTGGCCCTTGAGCGGGAGCGCGAGAAGCTGTTGCGCGCTATTGGCGGCATTGCCGACATGAATCGCCTCCCTGGGGCGTTGTTCGTGGTGGACACCAAGAAAGAGGCCATTGCCGTGTCCGAGGCCAATCGCCTCAATATCCCCGTGATTGCCATTGTGGACACCAACTCGGACCCTGACCCCATCGACTTTCCCATACCGGCCAACGACGACGCCTTCAAGTCCATCAGCCTGATCACCCGGGCGATTGCCGATGCGATCGTCGAGGCACAGGAGGGCGCGGCACTGGTACCACCAGGCCCGGAAGAGGAGGCTGTCCCCAGTGAGCCCGCACAGCCTGAGGAAAACGAGGCACCAGACGTAGCGGATTGGGAAGAGCTGAGCAAAGAGTAG